The Oncorhynchus masou masou isolate Uvic2021 unplaced genomic scaffold, UVic_Omas_1.1 unplaced_scaffold_3564, whole genome shotgun sequence region CAGAGTCGTGAGTTTGTGTTATCTAAAGCTGTAACGTTAGAGAtgtcagagaggagaagagacagccGTAGCTGGGACTGGGACAACCCTCAGTGCCGAGCTCAGATGGACCAAATCTTCTTCCGCCGGCATGACTACATCCAGAACGGAACCACGGAACACAAAGAGTTCTGGAACTTCTTCGACCGCTTCCAGAGGTTCAAAACCAGGAAGGACATGTCAGGGGGCAGCAGGAAGGAAGACATGGAGGAGGGCAGAGACAGGAAGAAGACTGTAGATCTGGGTCTGCCAAAAGAATATGACGCCCGCTATCGGATCAACGTGTCAGTTTGTACcaaagacacagaggagaggctggagacagggAGGTCTgatcagagacacagacacagctccTCAGGCCCAGGGAGTCAGGAGGTAGCTGATTGTCGCCTGGCTTTGCTGCACTTCCTGGACTTCAGCCAGAGGCAGAGCTTTGGGAAGCTGGCCAAGTTGAGGGCGGAGCAGAAAGCCCTTCCTATCTTTCAGTACCGGGACCGGATCGTGGAGTTGGTGCGGGCTAACCCGGTAGTAGTGGTGGCGGGGGATACAGGCTGTGGAAAGTCCACCCAGGTCCCCcagtacctcctctcctctgggttCAGTCACATAGCTTGCACTCAGCCTCGGCGGATTGCCTGTATCTCCCTCGCCAAGAGGGTCAGCTTCGAGAGTCTCAACCAGTACGGCTCCAAGGTAGGTAGTGGTGCAGTAAGAGGCTGTTTATTTACAGGCTTGAAAAATATAGTTTTTGGAATCACGCTTGGATAGGGATATCAAACAAATGTAATCATTTTCACACAATAgtaagtgggggggggggttccattGAAAAATGAAAAAATTCACAATATTGTACACCTTACACAAAGACCAaatcaacactcagacatttatCAGAACTACAAGCAGATAAACCCAAACTGACAGACTACTGTGTTTTATCTGCAGGTTGGCTATCAGATCCGTTTCGAGGGGACCCGTACCCCGTCAACCAAGCTGTTGTTCCTGACAGAGGGGTTACTACTGAGACAGATCCAGGCTGACGGGGCCCTGGAGCAGTACCAggtattataatatacagtaccatgtagtataatatatagtaccaggtagtataatatacagtaccaggtagtataatatacagtaacaggtagtataatatacagtaccaggtagtataatatacagtaacaggtaatataatatacagtaccaggtagtataatatacagtaccaggtagtataatatacagtaccaggtagtataatatacagtaacaggtaatataatatacagtaacaggtaatataatatacagtaacaggtaatataatatacagtaccaggtagtataatatacagtaccaggtagtataatatacagtaccaggtagtataatatacaggaccaggtagtataatagtagtataatatacagtaccaggtagtataatatacagtaccaggtagtataatatacagtaccagtcaaaagttcggacacacctactcattcaagggtttttctttatttttactattttctacattgtagaataatagtgaagacattaacatatatgtagtaaccaaaaaaagtattaaacaaatcaaaatatattttatattttagattcttcaatgtagccaccctttgccttgatgacagctttgcatactcttggcattctctcaaccggcttcatgagtaggtgtgtccaaacttttgactggtactgtatatcaggtaatataatatataatactgtatataccaggtaatataatatataccagGTAATATAATATGTACCcggtaataaaatatatatatactcggtcatataatatacagtaccagtcaaaagtttggacacacccactcattcaagggtttttctatatttgtactattttctacattgtagaataatagtgaagacatcaaaagtatgaaataacacatatggaatcatgtagtaaccaaaaaagttttaaatgaatcaaaatatattgtatattttagaagtagccaccctttgccattctctcaaccagagtgcctggacacagcccttagccacaGCCCTTAGCCACAGCCCTTAGCCACAGCCCTTAGCCACAGCCCTTAGCCACAGGCCTTAGCCACAGCCCTTAgccacagcccttagccgtggtatattaacCATATACCTCGAACCCCCAAGGTTCCTTATTGCTAtgataaactggttatcaactaAATTAGACAAATTAATGTTTTgttatacccatggtatacggtctgatataccatgcctgtcagccaatcagcttgaaccacccagttttgTAATATATACCAGgtaaatataatacatataaatataaaatGTTCCGGATAATATACAGTGCCCTCTGATAGTATTCACAGcccttcccttttcccacatttttctACTTTACAgcctaaaatagattaaatatgttttttttctcatc contains the following coding sequences:
- the LOC135534554 gene encoding probable ATP-dependent RNA helicase DHX34, with the translated sequence MSERRRDSRSWDWDNPQCRAQMDQIFFRRHDYIQNGTTEHKEFWNFFDRFQRFKTRKDMSGGSRKEDMEEGRDRKKTVDLGLPKEYDARYRINVSVCTKDTEERLETGRSDQRHRHSSSGPGSQEVADCRLALLHFLDFSQRQSFGKLAKLRAEQKALPIFQYRDRIVELVRANPVVVVAGDTGCGKSTQVPQYLLSSGFSHIACTQPRRIACISLAKRVSFESLNQYGSKVGYQIRFEGTRTPSTKLLFLTEGLLLRQIQADGALEQYQVLIVDEVHERHLHCDFLLGVLRSLLATRPDLRLVLMSATINIKLFSSYFSNAPVLQVPGRLFPIQVSGQEISNPLLWDPFHILVVALQELTCFS